The Bacillus carboniphilus genome contains a region encoding:
- a CDS encoding CBS domain-containing protein, translating to MFVSSIMIPKHKSITVQLDQTVDEVLNILERNEIDGVPVLDEQRYVGMVTRYQIYRHFFEGSSNKEQFLKEVLVGKICTHQNTFLTGDEKFESILLSLKDFPALAVVDSSLEFKGLVTRYEVLEQFQSAFGMKKNGVRITITSIEAGGRLARLAEVAKQYHEQIISIVTFDETDKLVRRIVLKIEKKDNIPEFLSKLEKNGFRVLEIFEEK from the coding sequence ATGTTCGTTAGTAGTATTATGATTCCTAAGCATAAATCAATCACTGTGCAATTAGATCAAACTGTCGATGAAGTATTAAATATATTAGAAAGAAATGAAATTGATGGAGTCCCTGTTCTAGATGAACAAAGATATGTAGGAATGGTTACTCGATATCAAATATACCGTCATTTTTTTGAAGGTTCTTCTAACAAAGAGCAATTTTTAAAAGAAGTGCTAGTAGGGAAAATATGTACCCACCAAAATACATTCTTAACGGGTGATGAAAAATTTGAGAGCATTCTGTTAAGTTTAAAGGATTTTCCAGCTTTAGCAGTTGTTGATTCCTCTCTTGAGTTCAAAGGGTTAGTAACAAGATATGAAGTTTTAGAGCAATTTCAAAGTGCTTTTGGGATGAAAAAGAATGGAGTTAGAATTACCATTACATCCATTGAAGCAGGTGGGAGACTAGCCCGCTTAGCAGAGGTAGCCAAACAATATCACGAACAAATAATCTCAATTGTCACTTTTGATGAAACAGACAAGTTAGTCAGAAGAATTGTCTTGAAAATCGAAAAGAAAGATAATATTCCTGAATTTTTAAGTAAGCTAGAAAAAAACGGGTTTAGGGTTCTCGAAATATTTGAAGAAAAATAA
- a CDS encoding DUF2663 family protein, translating to MEKSIDQLEKYADKPTREMLKGIVKRKKKYDQYKVKTTRWLWLSFVLTLVYFYFAWIEIIQPSNNQLVEMFDLFFQTSNHLFYVLVIAACYATAIYYKKKEEKSEKEFHDLRCELIDKSTDLWNEPQLWSKRDEVYSFMKREFDINLYFENK from the coding sequence ATGGAGAAAAGCATTGATCAGTTAGAAAAATATGCAGATAAACCGACAAGAGAGATGTTAAAAGGAATAGTAAAAAGGAAGAAAAAGTATGATCAATACAAAGTGAAAACGACGAGATGGTTATGGTTGTCCTTTGTATTGACGTTGGTTTATTTTTATTTTGCTTGGATTGAGATCATCCAACCATCAAATAATCAACTCGTGGAAATGTTTGACTTGTTTTTTCAAACGTCAAACCATCTTTTTTACGTTCTAGTCATAGCTGCTTGCTATGCAACGGCGATTTATTATAAGAAGAAGGAAGAAAAATCGGAAAAAGAATTTCATGATTTGCGTTGTGAGCTCATTGATAAGAGTACAGATCTCTGGAATGAACCTCAATTATGGAGTAAGCGTGATGAAGTTTATTCTTTTATGAAGAGAGAATTTGATATCAACCTATACTTTGAGAATAAATAA
- a CDS encoding LysM peptidoglycan-binding domain-containing protein, translated as MEKPAEQSHNTLPSRVDVHRKKKKKKKPLPTTFVLVIIFICLPFVILITYFIQVTLGNERMATEQPYTLINEPSQITEQIETIEHSVKEGETLSSISVEYYGDETAVERIKEYNQLADNQLFEGQVLKIPIEK; from the coding sequence GTGGAGAAACCGGCTGAACAATCCCATAATACTCTTCCTTCTCGAGTAGATGTGCACCGAAAGAAGAAAAAAAAGAAAAAACCACTACCGACAACCTTTGTATTGGTCATTATCTTTATTTGTTTACCGTTTGTTATATTGATTACTTATTTCATACAGGTTACTTTAGGTAATGAAAGAATGGCAACGGAGCAACCTTACACACTTATAAATGAACCTTCTCAAATAACTGAACAAATAGAAACGATTGAGCATTCAGTAAAAGAAGGTGAAACACTTTCTTCAATTTCGGTTGAATATTATGGTGATGAAACAGCTGTTGAACGAATAAAAGAGTATAATCAATTAGCTGATAATCAACTATTTGAAGGACAAGTGTTAAAAATTCCAATAGAAAAATGA
- a CDS encoding CPBP family intramembrane glutamic endopeptidase, giving the protein MTKLFQKQQKVIERLTDKQIRSQLYFTQALILITAIVLSFFLFDNWLSWRDIWGHPQPNFILIGNGTALFVILVDTAIVKYAPEKWYDDGGINEKLFQNRSYIEIFFLTALIAFCEELLFRGVLQTSFGLITASIIFALLHVRYLGKVLLFSLVVFVSFLLGVVYEITESILPSMLAHFLIDFVFALQIRTKYLSKDLKG; this is encoded by the coding sequence ATGACAAAATTGTTTCAAAAGCAGCAGAAAGTAATTGAACGATTGACCGATAAACAAATTAGAAGTCAGCTATATTTTACACAAGCACTAATTTTAATCACTGCGATTGTTTTAAGCTTTTTTCTTTTTGACAACTGGCTGTCTTGGCGGGATATTTGGGGACATCCACAACCGAACTTTATTCTAATTGGTAACGGTACCGCTCTCTTTGTTATTTTAGTGGACACAGCTATTGTCAAATATGCACCAGAGAAGTGGTATGATGACGGTGGTATAAATGAAAAGTTATTCCAGAACCGCTCTTATATTGAAATATTCTTTTTAACGGCTCTTATTGCCTTTTGTGAGGAGTTATTATTTAGAGGGGTTCTTCAAACGAGTTTTGGATTAATCACCGCTAGTATTATTTTTGCTTTACTTCATGTTCGTTATTTAGGGAAAGTATTGTTATTTTCATTGGTTGTTTTCGTTAGTTTTTTACTTGGTGTTGTCTATGAAATAACGGAAAGTATCCTTCCGTCGATGTTGGCGCATTTTTTAATCGATTTTGTGTTTGCCCTGCAAATTCGAACAAAATATTTGTCAAAAGATTTAAAGGGGTGA
- a CDS encoding RecQ family ATP-dependent DNA helicase, protein MNRLFATLKEKFGYLSFRPGQKEIISSILSQRDVIALLPTGGGKSLCYQLPGYILPGTVVIISPLISLMEDQVNQLNEQGEKRAISINSMLTFKEKESVVVNLEKYRFVYLSPEIIQSPKIRQALKEINVSLFVVDEAHCISQWGHDFRPNYSLLGSIRKEIGNPPCLAVTATATLEILQDISNHLHFQDPEYVIQSVNRPNISFVVEKVLSANEKLVKIYDLLSEIEGPGIIYCSSRSWTEKIAEFLKDKGFKSVAFYHAGISNEDRSLIQHQFINNQLKCIVATNAFGMGINKPNIRFVIHFHFPGQIESYMQEIGRAGRDGELSIAYTFIMETDVYLPKSLIEQDFPSVEMIDPIIRQLYNEKTNKIKIDLTENEWSQLGLSEVQWRFIHHYVRQLSSVYDCTTLIEKIKDIIEQRKQLKKRKLKKMLEYLYLSSCRRTFLLDYFGEQIKEKPEQCCDRCGIKVETYYAVNKEEQSQDLKWEEELRRIFKIE, encoded by the coding sequence TTGAATCGTCTATTTGCAACCTTAAAAGAAAAGTTTGGCTATCTATCTTTTAGGCCAGGTCAAAAAGAGATTATATCTTCCATTTTATCACAAAGAGATGTCATTGCGTTGCTTCCTACAGGAGGGGGGAAGTCTTTATGTTACCAATTGCCAGGGTATATACTTCCAGGAACTGTGGTGATTATTTCTCCTTTAATTTCATTGATGGAGGATCAAGTGAACCAACTCAATGAACAGGGAGAAAAACGAGCAATTTCGATTAACAGTATGCTTACGTTTAAGGAAAAAGAATCGGTGGTTGTTAATTTGGAGAAATATCGATTTGTATACTTATCTCCAGAAATTATTCAATCACCAAAAATAAGACAGGCGTTAAAGGAGATTAACGTATCTTTATTTGTTGTAGATGAGGCACACTGTATTTCGCAATGGGGTCATGATTTTAGACCTAATTACTCGTTACTAGGCTCCATTCGAAAGGAAATAGGAAATCCTCCTTGTTTAGCTGTAACAGCAACGGCTACTTTAGAAATATTACAAGATATTTCGAATCATTTACATTTTCAAGATCCGGAATATGTCATTCAGTCGGTGAATCGCCCAAATATTAGTTTTGTAGTTGAAAAGGTTTTATCAGCAAATGAAAAACTAGTAAAAATCTATGACCTTTTATCCGAAATAGAAGGTCCAGGTATAATTTATTGTTCGAGTCGATCGTGGACAGAAAAAATAGCCGAATTCTTAAAAGACAAAGGCTTCAAATCTGTTGCTTTTTATCATGCGGGCATATCAAATGAAGATAGAAGTTTAATTCAACATCAGTTTATCAATAATCAACTTAAGTGCATTGTAGCAACGAATGCTTTTGGTATGGGAATTAATAAGCCCAATATTCGGTTTGTCATCCATTTTCATTTTCCTGGTCAAATCGAAAGTTATATGCAAGAGATTGGAAGGGCGGGCAGAGATGGAGAACTTAGTATAGCCTATACATTCATAATGGAAACGGATGTATATTTACCGAAGTCATTGATTGAACAAGACTTTCCTTCTGTTGAAATGATTGATCCGATTATAAGGCAACTATACAATGAAAAAACGAATAAAATTAAGATTGATTTAACTGAAAATGAGTGGTCGCAACTAGGTTTATCAGAGGTACAATGGCGGTTTATCCACCATTATGTTCGTCAGCTTTCCTCTGTTTATGACTGCACGACGCTAATCGAAAAGATCAAAGACATTATCGAACAACGCAAGCAATTAAAGAAAAGGAAATTGAAGAAAATGCTTGAATATTTGTACCTCTCTTCATGCAGAAGGACTTTTCTATTGGACTATTTTGGTGAACAGATAAAGGAAAAACCAGAGCAATGTTGTGACCGGTGTGGAATTAAGGTAGAAACATACTATGCTGTAAATAAAGAAGAACAGTCTCAGGATCTAAAATGGGAAGAAGAATTGCGAAGAATATTTAAAATAGAGTAG
- a CDS encoding helix-turn-helix domain-containing protein, whose translation MVLSSKELSVNEKSEILSFSYLHVCILYCLNHLDGQRTVSAVLHILNGKKSSQTIQDSYLFKLTNLFGVFMQLTKYSFIEVIIYLEEQKVIDRQTENSYILTTEGKILLGRLLIGRPMPNALEGLKYQNIDRRFWNRLALYIQSVSHIAYQQSFQPVMKDRQQQTKVKNFLLSMPLSKQEIINQSHKQLHELLSSLTDEEALLITFRLSVYNRAGLTNLQLGDFFHKDKEYIDVWFWATIHKMIESLSNNQAVYPLLYRLMEDFLDYETLTQSTRKTLFFYEKGYTIEQISTIRKLKTGTIEDHFVELAFHLNDFEVEPLLSEKDYNIINNYLKGKKVQKLSVIKEDLHNQFSFFQIRLALAKLRRAGN comes from the coding sequence GTGGTCCTCTCTTCAAAAGAATTATCGGTTAACGAGAAAAGCGAAATCCTTTCGTTTTCTTATTTACATGTTTGTATCCTATATTGCTTAAATCATCTGGACGGTCAAAGAACGGTTTCGGCAGTCCTTCATATACTAAATGGGAAAAAATCTTCGCAAACCATTCAAGACAGCTATTTATTTAAATTAACGAATCTTTTTGGTGTATTTATGCAATTAACAAAATACTCTTTTATTGAAGTGATTATCTATTTAGAGGAGCAAAAGGTGATCGATCGACAAACGGAGAATAGTTATATACTAACAACAGAAGGCAAGATATTATTAGGTCGTTTATTGATTGGACGACCTATGCCAAATGCCTTAGAGGGGTTAAAATATCAAAATATTGATCGGAGGTTTTGGAATAGATTAGCACTATATATACAATCTGTTTCCCATATTGCTTATCAACAGTCCTTTCAACCTGTTATGAAAGATCGGCAACAACAAACCAAGGTGAAAAATTTTTTACTCTCAATGCCTTTATCAAAACAAGAGATTATTAACCAGTCTCATAAACAGTTACACGAACTGTTATCCTCTCTTACTGATGAGGAAGCGTTATTAATTACATTCCGTTTATCTGTTTATAATCGAGCAGGATTAACAAACTTGCAGTTAGGAGATTTCTTTCATAAAGATAAAGAATATATTGATGTTTGGTTTTGGGCGACTATTCATAAAATGATCGAATCGCTCTCTAATAATCAAGCTGTATATCCCTTACTTTATAGGCTTATGGAAGATTTTCTTGACTATGAAACATTAACTCAATCAACTAGGAAAACATTGTTTTTCTATGAAAAAGGATACACAATTGAGCAGATTTCCACTATAAGAAAACTGAAGACTGGAACCATCGAAGATCATTTTGTTGAGCTTGCTTTTCATCTAAACGACTTTGAAGTTGAGCCTCTTTTAAGTGAAAAAGATTATAACATCATTAATAATTATTTGAAGGGAAAAAAAGTGCAAAAATTATCAGTCATTAAAGAAGATTTACATAACCAATTCAGTTTTTTTCAAATTCGATTAGCTCTTGCTAAATTGCGGAGGGCCGGAAATTGA
- a CDS encoding ferredoxin, giving the protein MAKYTIVDKDTCIACGACGAAAPDIYDYDDEGIAFVTLDDNQGTVEVPEILEEDMIDAFEGCPTDSIKVADESFDGDALKFE; this is encoded by the coding sequence ATGGCTAAATATACAATTGTTGATAAAGATACTTGCATCGCTTGTGGTGCTTGCGGAGCAGCAGCTCCAGACATTTATGATTATGATGACGAGGGCATTGCTTTCGTAACACTTGATGATAACCAAGGAACGGTTGAAGTTCCTGAAATATTAGAGGAAGACATGATTGATGCTTTTGAAGGTTGTCCAACAGATTCTATCAAAGTAGCTGATGAATCGTTTGACGGGGACGCTTTAAAATTCGAATAG
- a CDS encoding ECF transporter S component, protein MKVKKLVTVSMLGSLSFLLMMLDFPFPGFPPFLKIDFSDIPAVIAAIMFGPISGILVEFLKNGFHYLFTSSQTGVPIGQFANFLAGSMFVIPVALMFKKLNSTKGLVVGIGLGTLIMTIGMAIANYFVIFPLYAFFMNIPEMPIEKIVKIIMPFNMLKGLIVGMVFLMVYKRLSKWITTQVV, encoded by the coding sequence ATGAAAGTGAAAAAATTAGTCACAGTTTCAATGTTAGGAAGTTTGTCGTTTTTATTGATGATGTTGGATTTTCCTTTTCCAGGATTTCCTCCGTTTTTGAAAATTGATTTTAGTGATATACCTGCCGTAATTGCAGCTATTATGTTTGGGCCTATTAGCGGCATTTTAGTGGAGTTTTTAAAAAATGGATTTCATTATTTATTTACTTCTAGTCAAACGGGAGTTCCGATAGGACAGTTTGCAAACTTCTTAGCAGGATCGATGTTTGTCATTCCAGTAGCCCTTATGTTTAAAAAATTAAACTCAACCAAAGGGTTAGTGGTAGGGATTGGTCTCGGAACACTTATTATGACAATTGGAATGGCAATTGCCAACTATTTCGTGATTTTTCCGCTTTATGCTTTCTTTATGAATATTCCAGAAATGCCAATAGAGAAAATTGTAAAGATCATCATGCCTTTTAATATGCTCAAAGGATTAATTGTTGGGATGGTCTTTTTAATGGTTTATAAACGGTTAAGTAAATGGATTACAACTCAAGTTGTATAA
- the serA gene encoding phosphoglycerate dehydrogenase produces MFRVLVADPISEEGLQPLLESPLVSLTIKKVDEVKQELHEFDAILVRSATHVSELLIKKMKKLKIIARAGVGVDNIDIDAATKYGVVVINAPNGNTISTAEHTFAMMASLMRHIPQASQSVKQGEWKRSSFVGAELYQKRLGIIGFGRIGGEISKRAKAFGMEVIVFDPFLNKSKAEKFGVQYASLHELLEQSDIITVHTPLTKETKHLINNKTVQLTKQGVYFINCARGGIIDEGMLIEFLENGHIGGVALDVFEVEPPVNHKLIAHNKVITTPHLGASTKEAQLNVASQVAEEVLAFLKGHPVTSSINLPTLSKEVYRAIKPYYHLAKKIGSFISQCMQEPVQEISISYEGSVTELETPFITKSLLASFLNERIDFTVNEVNAGIVATERGISYSEKKQSNLSGYENCLTVEVKGEQHYFTVKATSIPNFGERIVKVNDFNIDFYPNGPILYVQHLDKPGVIGHVGNILGNYDVNIATMQVGRKKAGGEAIMMLTFDKQVDVAVINELKELQDILSIIEIFV; encoded by the coding sequence ATGTTCCGTGTTCTCGTTGCTGATCCAATAAGTGAAGAAGGCTTGCAACCTCTTCTTGAATCTCCTTTAGTCTCCTTAACGATCAAAAAAGTCGATGAAGTAAAACAAGAATTGCATGAATTTGATGCGATTTTAGTAAGAAGTGCTACACACGTTTCTGAACTATTGATTAAAAAAATGAAAAAGCTAAAAATTATCGCTAGAGCTGGTGTTGGTGTTGATAATATTGATATAGATGCTGCCACTAAATACGGAGTTGTCGTTATTAATGCCCCTAACGGTAACACCATCTCAACTGCAGAGCACACTTTTGCGATGATGGCCTCACTTATGCGCCATATCCCACAAGCTTCACAATCTGTCAAGCAAGGTGAATGGAAACGTTCTTCCTTTGTAGGAGCTGAACTTTATCAAAAGAGATTAGGCATTATCGGATTTGGTCGCATAGGCGGTGAAATTTCAAAAAGAGCGAAAGCATTCGGTATGGAAGTCATCGTTTTTGATCCTTTTTTAAACAAATCAAAAGCTGAAAAGTTTGGTGTTCAATACGCTTCTTTACATGAGTTGCTGGAACAATCAGACATTATAACCGTTCATACTCCTTTAACAAAGGAAACCAAACATTTAATTAATAACAAGACAGTGCAACTAACAAAACAAGGCGTTTACTTCATTAATTGTGCTAGAGGTGGAATTATTGATGAGGGTATGTTAATTGAGTTTTTAGAGAATGGTCACATTGGGGGTGTCGCATTAGATGTATTTGAAGTAGAACCACCTGTAAACCACAAACTGATAGCGCACAATAAAGTTATTACAACCCCTCATTTAGGAGCATCTACAAAAGAGGCTCAGTTAAATGTAGCCTCACAAGTTGCTGAGGAAGTATTAGCATTCTTAAAGGGACATCCTGTTACATCATCGATTAATTTACCTACTTTATCGAAAGAGGTTTATCGTGCGATTAAACCTTACTATCATTTGGCAAAAAAAATTGGTTCGTTCATTTCTCAATGCATGCAAGAACCCGTTCAAGAGATTTCCATTAGCTATGAAGGTTCAGTTACAGAACTTGAAACACCTTTTATTACGAAAAGTTTATTGGCTAGTTTTTTAAATGAACGAATTGACTTTACGGTAAACGAAGTCAACGCTGGAATTGTCGCCACTGAAAGAGGAATAAGCTATAGCGAGAAGAAGCAATCCAACCTTTCTGGATATGAAAACTGTTTAACCGTTGAAGTAAAAGGTGAACAACATTATTTCACCGTTAAAGCCACCTCTATTCCAAATTTCGGAGAAAGAATTGTTAAAGTGAATGACTTCAATATCGACTTTTATCCAAACGGACCGATCCTCTATGTTCAGCATTTAGACAAACCAGGCGTGATTGGGCATGTTGGTAACATTTTAGGTAATTATGATGTTAATATTGCCACTATGCAAGTAGGACGGAAAAAAGCAGGTGGAGAGGCCATCATGATGCTTACCTTTGACAAACAAGTCGATGTAGCTGTCATTAATGAATTAAAAGAATTACAGGATATCCTTTCAATTATAGAAATATTTGTTTGA
- a CDS encoding peptidoglycan DD-metalloendopeptidase family protein, which translates to MIDYLKRIGIVIVMALCISILFLTGIVVNAEENINQYIKEEWVIPIEGDITDHFGSRGGHHKGIDISTEKDAKVMTVENGTVSRSYYSSSYGNVVFINHGGQYETVYAHLSKRSVSEGEKVSKGQVIGIVGSTGNSTGIHLHFEIHNKEWTMDKQNAIDPLFVFEQNNHRDDDQVVQASKMEETERQFVVKVEKGDTLWAISRKYQVTVDELMEWNSLKSDLIYPKQELQINGEVVERTLEDRKKDSEDLRANKQKN; encoded by the coding sequence ATGATTGACTACTTAAAAAGAATAGGCATTGTCATTGTTATGGCGTTGTGTATTAGCATCCTTTTTTTAACTGGAATAGTCGTTAATGCGGAAGAAAATATAAATCAATACATAAAAGAAGAGTGGGTTATACCGATTGAAGGGGATATTACGGATCATTTTGGATCTAGAGGAGGACATCATAAAGGGATTGATATTTCTACTGAAAAAGATGCCAAAGTAATGACCGTTGAAAATGGGACGGTGTCGAGATCTTATTACTCTTCTTCATATGGAAATGTGGTTTTTATTAATCATGGTGGACAATATGAAACCGTATACGCTCATTTGAGTAAAAGGTCTGTTAGTGAAGGAGAAAAAGTAAGCAAAGGTCAAGTGATTGGGATCGTGGGTAGTACGGGCAATTCAACGGGTATTCACCTTCACTTCGAAATACATAACAAAGAGTGGACAATGGATAAACAAAACGCAATTGATCCACTGTTTGTATTTGAGCAAAATAATCATAGAGATGATGATCAAGTGGTTCAAGCTTCAAAAATGGAGGAAACAGAACGTCAGTTTGTCGTTAAAGTTGAAAAAGGAGACACTTTATGGGCCATTTCAAGAAAGTATCAAGTAACTGTAGATGAATTAATGGAATGGAATTCGCTAAAGTCTGATTTGATCTATCCTAAACAGGAGTTGCAAATAAACGGGGAAGTAGTAGAAAGGACTTTGGAGGATCGTAAAAAGGATTCAGAAGATTTAAGAGCGAACAAACAGAAAAACTGA
- the sigX gene encoding RNA polymerase sigma factor SigX, giving the protein MEEAFQELYDQYHKEIYQFLMYMVKKPDVVDDLVQEVYIKVLKSYEKFEGRSSQKTWLFSIARNVAMDYFRQQKTWKQRLMNKLDIDALSISDSKPLPEEIVVQSESVKLIYEALDCCNENQRAVVILRYIQQLSIVETAQVLKWSQSKVKTTQHRALKKLKDQMSELAIEKEGKINEKITLE; this is encoded by the coding sequence ATGGAAGAGGCCTTTCAGGAGCTGTATGATCAATACCATAAAGAAATCTATCAATTTTTAATGTATATGGTAAAAAAACCAGATGTAGTTGATGACCTAGTTCAAGAGGTTTATATAAAGGTGTTAAAAAGCTATGAAAAGTTTGAGGGAAGAAGCAGCCAAAAAACATGGTTATTTTCCATCGCTAGAAATGTTGCTATGGATTATTTTCGACAACAAAAGACGTGGAAACAACGTTTGATGAATAAATTAGACATTGATGCATTATCTATATCCGATTCGAAACCACTACCAGAAGAAATCGTGGTTCAGAGTGAATCTGTTAAGCTAATATATGAAGCGCTAGACTGCTGTAATGAAAATCAGCGAGCAGTTGTGATACTAAGATATATTCAGCAATTATCAATTGTTGAAACAGCACAAGTATTGAAATGGTCACAAAGTAAAGTAAAAACAACCCAACATCGAGCACTAAAAAAGCTAAAGGATCAAATGTCTGAATTAGCCATTGAAAAGGAGGGAAAAATAAATGAAAAAATCACATTGGAATGA
- a CDS encoding cob(I)yrinic acid a,c-diamide adenosyltransferase: MKIYTRSGDEGKTSLIGARVDKDDLRVEAYGTIDEVNCLIGQAMAELPKEQFSRIYNELQKIQHELFDCGSDLAVVYEKNKHPFKTTQAMIDDLEKRIDDYVDEAPALEKFILPGGSKSATLIHSARAVTRRAERQIVSLKREHQIHNLVLMYINRLSDYLFALARVINYRLQVNDVEYERSAIVFKTDKSS; this comes from the coding sequence ATGAAAATATATACACGTTCAGGTGATGAAGGAAAAACGAGTCTTATAGGGGCAAGAGTGGATAAAGATGATTTACGAGTTGAGGCTTATGGAACGATTGATGAAGTGAATTGCTTGATTGGTCAAGCGATGGCAGAGTTACCTAAAGAGCAATTTAGTCGTATTTATAATGAGTTACAAAAAATTCAACATGAACTATTTGACTGCGGAAGTGATTTGGCGGTAGTTTATGAAAAAAATAAGCATCCTTTTAAAACAACTCAGGCAATGATTGATGATTTAGAAAAGAGAATTGATGATTATGTTGATGAGGCTCCAGCTTTAGAAAAGTTTATTTTACCTGGTGGGTCTAAGAGTGCTACCTTGATTCATAGTGCCCGTGCGGTAACGAGAAGGGCGGAAAGGCAAATTGTTTCTTTAAAGAGAGAGCATCAAATCCATAATCTTGTTTTAATGTATATCAACCGGTTATCGGACTATTTATTTGCATTGGCAAGGGTAATTAATTACAGGCTTCAAGTAAACGATGTAGAATATGAACGAAGTGCGATCGTTTTTAAAACAGATAAAAGCTCTTAA